ACCGTATCGCCACCGCCGCCTGCCGCGGCTGGGCCCCGGCGGACCTGCGCCATCTCTGTGGCGCCGGCATCGACCACCTCCTCTTCCTCGCCCACCACCGCATCCCCGCCACCGTCGCCGCACCCGTCCGCCGCGCCTGGCAGGAGCAGTGCCGGCCGACTCCCCGCCCGGACTACCGCAGCGCCCAGCTGGAGAAGATCCTCGACCAGGTGGATCTGCTGCCCGAGCTTGCCGACGCCGCGATCCTCACCGACCTCGACCACCTGGAAGGTCACCCCGGCGCAGCCGTGGAGGCCGACCCGGAGCAGCAGCGGATCCTCACCCGCATCACCGCTCTGCTCCGCAAGGCGGAGTCGACGACCTTCGAGGCCGAGGCGGAGTCCCTGGTGGCCAAGGCGCAGCAGCTGCGTCAGCGCCACCGGCTGGACACCGTCGACACAGCGGACGCCGCGGACACAGCGGACGGCGGCGGCTCCTTCGACGACCACCCCCTCGTCGCCCTCCGGGTCCACCTCGTCGCCCCGTGGGTCCGACACCAGTTCCTCCTGCTCCACCGCGTCGCCGGCGCCAACTCCTGCTCGACGATCCTCATGGGCGGGCAGGAGATCGCCTCGGTCATCGGCCACCCGCAGGACGTGCGGCACACCGTCGAGCTGTTCCACAGCCTCAACCGGCAGCGCGACTACTTCATGCGCACCTCCCCGGGTGCTGCCGAGGCCGCCCGCGCGGGTGACACCACCGCCTACCGTCGCGCCTTCCTCCTGTCCTACGCCGCCCGCATCGGCAATCTCCTCGAGGAGGCCAACACCGGACTCAGCGACACCCGCCCGGGCGACGACCGTGCCCTCGTCCTGCTCGATGATCGCCGCGCGGAGGTCGACGACTACCTCCACTCCGCCTTCCACCGCACCCGCTCGATGTCCTTCGCCGCCCGCCACAGTGGGGGCTGGCGGGACGGCTACGCCGCGGCCGACAGCTCCCGACTCACCCACGACCCGGCGGTAGGCTGGGACGCGACAGATCAGCTGTAGCCACCCCACCGCCGTTGTACAGGAGTTCGCGATGAGCACCCGCACCTTCCTCGAGGTCGAAGCCAAGTTCGCCGTGGCAGACGATGTCACGACCCCCGACCTCACCCGCATCACCGGTGTCGAGGAGGTGGGCCAGACCCGGACGCACCGCCTCTCGGCGATCTACTACGACACCGAGGATCTCCGGCTCACCCGTTCGAAGATCACGTTGCGACGTCGCGAGGGCGGCGAGGACGACGGCTGGCACATCAAACTCCCCGGCGAGAACGGCCGCCTGGAGATCCACGCCCCGATCGGCGAGCTGGTCGACGGCCGCCACCAGGTTCCCCGCGACATCGAGTCCCAGGTCCGCGCGCTCATCCGTCGCCGGGAGCTGATCCCCATCGCCCAGGTGGACAACGAGCGCGTTGAATCCACCCTGCTCGGTCCCGAGGGCACCCCGGTCGCCGAGTTCTGCGACGACCACGTCACCGCCTGGTCGCTGCTGCCCGGCGGCGAGCAGACCTCGTGGCGCGAATGGGAGATCGAACTCGCCGGTGACCTGCCCGGCACCCCGGAGGGCACCGCCCTCATGCAGTCTGCCACCCCGCTTCTCGTCGGCGCCGGTGCGCGGGTGTCCTCCTCCCCTCCAAGCTGGTCATGGCCCTCGGCGACTCCGAGCAGAACGCCCCGCAGCCGCTGTTCCGCCAGCGCGCCGACATCGACGAGGACTCCCCCGCCGCCGCCGTCATCGCCGCGCTGGAGCTCAACCGCGACAAACTGCTCGACTACGACCCGCGCGTGCGTCGCGACGAGTGGGACTCCGTCCACCAGATGCGCGTGGCCACCCGCGAGCTGCGCAGCCACATGGAGACCTTCGACGGCATCCTCGGTGGCGAGGAGGTCACCTACATCGAGTCCGAGCTCAAGCTGCTCGCCGGCATGCTCGGCCACGCCCGCGACGCCGAGGTGGTGGAGGAACGTTTCCACCAGCTGCTGGACCTGGAGGACTCCAGTGTCCTGGACGAGGAGACGAAGCTGCACCTGCGCGAGGACATGGGCACCGAGTACCGCCGCGCTCACCGCCGGGTGGTGGCCACCCTCAACTCCGACCGCTACCTCAACCTCCTCGACGCCATCGACGAGCTGCTGGCCCACCCGCCGACCCCCGGTGCCGAACCGCAGGTGGAGCCGGACGGTGAGGAACCCGGCGAGGATCCGGCAGTGGAGTCGGAGGAGGTCACCGTCGTCGAGGTCCCGGACCCGGCCGAGGACACCACCGAGGACGAGGCCGACATGGTCGCCGAGGGCGCCCCGACCGATGAGGCCCTGGCCGCCGACAGCGAGATCGTGCCCGAGGCCGATGAGGACGACGCTGACACAGCGGACACCGAGGACGCGGAAGACTCAGCGGCACCGGTCCTCACCCAGGCCCAGTCCCCCGAGGAGGTCGAGGCGCTGCTGTCCGAGCACCTTGAGCAGGCCTACAGGAAGCTGATGAAGCGCCACCGCAAGGCCGTGGAGAACTGGGACAACCGGGAACTGACGCTGCACGAGCGGGAGGAGTACTTCCACGACATGCGCAAGTCGGCGAAGAAGCTGCGCTACGCGGCCGAGGCCGTCGGCGCGGCGACGAGCCTGAAGACCAGGCGCCTCTACAACGCCTGCAAGGCCATGCAGTCCAGCCTGGGCGACTTCCAGGATTCGGTGACCTCCCGTGACCGGCTGGTCAAGCTCGCCGAGCACGCCCACCGCCGCGGCGAGGACACCTTCGGTTACGGCGTGCTCTACCAGCGTGAGCGCTCCATCGGCCTCAAGGCGCTCGATGACTACAACGACGAGGTGAAGGCCATCAAGGCCGCCTATGAGCGGCTGATGAAGGACGTGAAGGATTCCGCCAAGAAGCGCGCGAAGAAGGGTGACCGGAAGCGGCGCAAGAAGTAGCGCACGACGTAGGTCGCCTCAGCGACGACGACACCGCCACGGCGAACCAGCTCGGTTCGCGGTGGCGGTGTCAATGTCGGTCTGCGGGGCGGGTGTCAGGGCTTTTCCCAGGAGGCGGGCTTGCCCCAGTCCTCGTCGGCCTGGTCCTCGGCGTCGGCGGCGGCGTTGCGGGCCTCGGCGACCTCGAGGGCGCGGGCGGCCTCCTCGCGGGTGTCGTAGGGACCCATCCGCTCGTCCCAGCTACCGACCTTGCCCTGCTCGACGCTGCCGGTGGTGGGGTCGAAGTACCACTTCTCGGTGTCTGCCATGGTGTCCTCCTGAAGAGTCTGTGAGTCTGGTGCTGCCCAGGCTACCTGCGGACGGGCCGCGGTAGCGGGGCTAAGGTGGAGGAGATTTAGTCGTCGACTGCAATCGAAGATTCCTGAAGGAGAACCCCGACATGCCGATGTGGCCCACCGCCGACAGCCCCGCCCTCGACCGGGTGGTCGCCGCCCACCGGGAGGCCACCGGGGTCGAGGCCACGCATGCCGCCGATGCCCCGGCGACGTGGCTGCTCATGGGTGAGCACGTCGATTACGCGGGCGGGGTCGTCCTCGTCGGGCAGGCCGCCCAGCGGGTGGCGGTGGCGTTCTCTCCCCGCCAGGATGACCTCATCCGGGTCACGCGGCACGTCCCCGGGGCGGACGCCGACACCGATGAGATCAGCACCGGGGCGATCGCGGAGCGGGCGGCCGGCCAGCAGTCGGGAATCGACGCCCGCGGGCGCACCACCACTCCCCCCGCCCCGGAGGGCGGGCTCGCCGCCCGGCTGGCGGGCATCGTGTGGACGATGATCCATCGTCAACTGCTGTCCCGGGACACCGCGGGCCTGGACGTCACGGTCGTCGACGACATCCCGGCCGGCGCCGGTCTGGGTGCCAACGCGTCCCTCGAGGCGGCGTTCGCCCTCGCCCTCCAGGGGGATGCCGAGGACATCGACGACGCCCCCATGCGGGCCCGCCTGGCCGAGGTGTGTGCGCAGGCGGCGGAGATGTTCTCCGAGGTCCCGCCGTTGCGCGCCCGTCACACCACCGCCCTGCGCGGGGTCGCCGACGCGGTCTCGGTCATCGACTACGCCGACGGATCGGTCACGCACGCCCCGCACCCGATGTCCGCGGGTGTCTGTTTCGTCGCGGTCGCCGTTCCCGGCCCTGAGGTCGATGAGGCGGAGCTGATCCGGGAGCGTCGCGAGTTCCTCGACAACGCGTGCCACGCCTTCGGCGCGGAGTCGCTGCGCCTGCTTCCCGACGCCCCGCAGCGCGTCCTGGAGTGGCTCCGTGCGGTCCACAAGGTCCACGGCACCGAGAACCAGCCCACCGCCGATCAGGCCGCCGGCTGGTTGTCCTTCGACGAGTCGGAGACCCGGCGGGCCCAGCAGCTGGGCCGGGCGCTGCGGTCGCGGCGCATCGAGGACGTCTGGCCGCTGCTCGCCGAGTCGGAGGTGGCCCTGACCGGCCAGTACGGTCTCACGGGTGCCACCGAGCTGGTTCAGCTGTGCAACGCCCGGGGCGCCCTGGGGGCGCGGGCGGCGTCGGCGGGGACCTCAGCGGCGGTGATCGCGGGCGTCGATAAGCGGCACACGGACAACTTCACCGCGGATCTGTCCGCGGACGGGCTGCTCGTCGTGGAACTGGGGGTCGGCGGGGTCGCGACTCTCCGCCGCTGATGTTCCTTCGGGTGGCAGGAATGCACCGAAAACCCGGATTTCCGGGACGTCCTGCTACCCGAATGCTCACCCGAGGACGGCGCGCAGCCCTGCCCGCAGGTCGGCGATGAAGACCTCGAGGACCTCAAGTGAGGGGAAGTGGCCGCCGACGTCCGGCTCGCTCCAGCGGACGAGGCGGCGGTAGCGCTGTTCGGCCCAGGGGCGGGGGCAGTGGGAGCTGATGTCGGCGGGGTACCTGGTGACGGCGGTGGGGACGTCGACACGCAGGGCCGGGTCGAGGGCGCCGTGGCTTTCGGCGTAGATGCGGGCGGCGGAGGCGCCGGTGCGGGTCAGCCAGTAGAGGGTGACGTTGTCCAGGACACGGTCGCGGGGCATCGTCTCGAAGGGGCTGTCGTCGGTGTCGGACCATTCGGCAAACTTCTCCAGGATCCACGCCAGTTGGCCGACCGGGGAGTCGACGAGAGGCGTAGCCGATGGTCTGCGGGCCGGTGGCCTGGTGTTTGGCGTAGCCGGCGCGTTCGGTCCAGAAGTGGCGGTTGGCCTCGACGATCGCGCGGTCGGCGTCGCTGAGCTCGCTGACCGGCAGGCCGGGCGGGCCTTCGGCGAAGGTGGTGTGGATGCCGATGACCTGCCCGGGGAAGCGGCCGCCGAGGATGGTGGTGATCACCCCTCCCCAGTCGCCGCCGTGGGCGAGGAAGCGGTCGTAGCCGAGGCGGCCCATGAGGTCGACCCAGGTGGCGGCGATCTTCTCGGTCCCCCAGCCGGTGACCCGGGGTTTGTCGCTGAATCCGAAGCCGGGCAGGGACGGAGCGACGACGTGGAAGGCGGGCTGGGCCGGGTCGGCGGGATCGGCGAGCTCGTCGATGATGTCGACGAACTCGGCCACGCTGCCGGGCCAGCCGTGGGTGAGGATGAGCGGGTGGCGTCCGCCCGCGGGGAACGTCGGCGGAGACAGTGGATGCCCAGGCCGTCGATCTCGACCCGGTGCTGGCCGATCTCGTCCAGGCGCCGTTGGAAGGCGCGCCAGTCATAGTCGGTGCGCCAGTACTCCACCAGTGTGACCAGGTCGGCGAGCGGGACGCCCCGGTGCCAGGGGTGGTCGCCGGGTGGTTCGGCCTCGGGGAGGCGGGCGGTGAGAAGGCGGGCGCGGAGATCGTCGAGTTAGGCCTCCGGCACCCGGGAGACGAAGGGCTCCATGTCAGTCCGCCGGCCAGGCGAAGGCGACGTCGCGGGTGGCCACGTCGGCGCGGATGAGGGAGACGGTGGTCGTCGTGCCCAGGGGTGGGGCGCCGAGGGTGTCGGAGAGTACCGGCGGGTCGGTGAGCAGGATGCGGGCGGTGTCGCGTTCGGCGTCGGAGCTGAGGACCACAGCCTGGAAGTTGTGGCCGACCCAGGGGGCCAGCACGGTGGCCTCGGTGAGGTCGAGGGCAGCCCGGTCGACGGTGTTGGCCAGGGCGGAGGTGCGGTTCATGGTGTCGATGACCTCGTCGGCACGCGAGGTGACCCACGCGGGCACCTCGACCCCCTGGATCAGGGCCAGGCAGTACTCGGTGGCGAAGCGGTCGATGAGGCGGCGCAGGGGTGCGGTGACGTGCGAGTAGTAGCCGCCGATGCCGGCGTGGACCTCGGCGTCACCGTTGTCCACGCGGGCGTAGCCGGAGCCACGGAGCAGCTTCTGGGCCTCGCGCATGACGGCCATGCCCAGGGGTGCGGTGGCGTCGACGGTCTGGAGGAACTCGCCGATCTCCCGGTCGGCGGGCAGGTCGAAGCCGAGGGCGAGGGCCTCGGTGCGGAACTCGGCCTCGGATTCCTCGGTGGCCGGCCGGAGGGTGCGCAGCAGGCCCTGGCCTTTCTCCACCATGAGCTGGCCGGCGCACATGCCGGTGAGCAGGGAGATCTCGGAGTTCCAGTCCATGACCTCGTGGCGTGGTTCGGTGATGAGTTCGTACTGGCCGTCGTCGGTG
Above is a window of Corynebacterium suedekumii DNA encoding:
- a CDS encoding DUF2786 domain-containing protein yields the protein MTSSLFPAFARAFAEADALDRDNGVGDSPGTRYHRHLITMIVDRIATAACRGWAPADLRHLCGAGIDHLLFLAHHRIPATVAAPVRRAWQEQCRPTPRPDYRSAQLEKILDQVDLLPELADAAILTDLDHLEGHPGAAVEADPEQQRILTRITALLRKAESTTFEAEAESLVAKAQQLRQRHRLDTVDTADAADTADGGGSFDDHPLVALRVHLVAPWVRHQFLLLHRVAGANSCSTILMGGQEIASVIGHPQDVRHTVELFHSLNRQRDYFMRTSPGAAEAARAGDTTAYRRAFLLSYAARIGNLLEEANTGLSDTRPGDDRALVLLDDRRAEVDDYLHSAFHRTRSMSFAARHSGGWRDGYAAADSSRLTHDPAVGWDATDQL
- a CDS encoding galactokinase family protein, whose protein sequence is MPMWPTADSPALDRVVAAHREATGVEATHAADAPATWLLMGEHVDYAGGVVLVGQAAQRVAVAFSPRQDDLIRVTRHVPGADADTDEISTGAIAERAAGQQSGIDARGRTTTPPAPEGGLAARLAGIVWTMIHRQLLSRDTAGLDVTVVDDIPAGAGLGANASLEAAFALALQGDAEDIDDAPMRARLAEVCAQAAEMFSEVPPLRARHTTALRGVADAVSVIDYADGSVTHAPHPMSAGVCFVAVAVPGPEVDEAELIRERREFLDNACHAFGAESLRLLPDAPQRVLEWLRAVHKVHGTENQPTADQAAGWLSFDESETRRAQQLGRALRSRRIEDVWPLLAESEVALTGQYGLTGATELVQLCNARGALGARAASAGTSAAVIAGVDKRHTDNFTADLSADGLLVVELGVGGVATLRR
- a CDS encoding RNB domain-containing ribonuclease, whose protein sequence is MKLYAAPLNFRGLAEEFDVPTDFTPELHAEAAAATDRFADERRDARGIPLVTIDPVGSKDLDQAVYLERTAGGYRVLYAIADVAAFIEPGSALEAESLRRGQTIYLPDEPARLHPPELSEGDASLLPDVDRPAVLWTFDLDDAGEVTSFHLERALVHSVARLDYDGVHADYLAGTMHPSIELLPEVGQLREVSALRRHAINLRIPAQRVATTDDGQYELITEPRHEVMDWNSEISLLTGMCAGQLMVEKGQGLLRTLRPATEESEAEFRTEALALGFDLPADREIGEFLQTVDATAPLGMAVMREAQKLLRGSGYARVDNGDAEVHAGIGGYYSHVTAPLRRLIDRFATEYCLALIQGVEVPAWVTSRADEVIDTMNRTSALANTVDRAALDLTEATVLAPWVGHNFQAVVLSSDAERDTARILLTDPPVLSDTLGAPPLGTTTTVSLIRADVATRDVAFAWPAD